From Virgibacillus natechei, the proteins below share one genomic window:
- a CDS encoding YfhD family protein, giving the protein MGRDEHNKAKNSFLAQTPKSQLKDGKDVEFAEEFADHEDKEAQSRSRAADKRAKRNK; this is encoded by the coding sequence TTGGGAAGAGACGAACACAATAAAGCAAAAAATAGCTTTCTCGCACAGACACCAAAAAGCCAATTGAAAGATGGCAAAGATGTGGAATTCGCAGAAGAGTTCGCTGATCATGAGGATAAAGAAGCGCAGTCAAGAAGTCGCGCAGCTGATAAACGCGCAAAAAGAAATAAATAA
- a CDS encoding spore coat protein, whose product MQNQEQNLHDSSQMPDWQGHGGHELFDAEEALSTLTGGMEQYLLFEQHIQDPELKTMLEQHKAFLTQTYNTIVETLQTGQKPTVDTQVYNMTQSNNVTYGLQPSQPTTPAQSVNEINDQCVSGYMMSVLKAGATTFTTTALETTNPVLRRVFADSVPNMVEMAYEVFLYQNKNQYYQVPQLKQADMQAIINGFAPIQGNMPH is encoded by the coding sequence ATGCAAAATCAAGAACAAAACTTACACGATTCCTCACAAATGCCCGACTGGCAAGGACATGGTGGACACGAGCTTTTTGATGCTGAAGAGGCCTTATCTACATTGACAGGGGGAATGGAACAATATTTATTATTTGAACAACATATCCAAGACCCCGAATTAAAAACGATGCTTGAACAGCATAAAGCATTTTTAACGCAAACGTATAACACGATTGTTGAAACATTACAAACAGGACAAAAACCTACGGTGGATACGCAAGTCTACAACATGACACAAAGCAATAATGTCACATACGGACTACAACCATCACAGCCAACGACGCCTGCTCAATCTGTAAATGAAATTAATGATCAATGTGTCTCAGGCTATATGATGAGCGTGCTAAAAGCAGGAGCAACAACTTTCACCACAACAGCATTAGAGACAACGAACCCTGTATTAAGAAGGGTATTTGCAGATAGTGTTCCGAACATGGTGGAAATGGCCTACGAAGTGTTCTTATATCAGAATAAGAATCAATATTACCAAGTTCCACAGCTGAAGCAAGCAGATATGCAAGCGATTATAAATGGCTTTGCACCCATTCAAGGAAACATGCCGCATTAA